One genomic segment of Petrotoga olearia DSM 13574 includes these proteins:
- a CDS encoding complex I 24 kDa subunit family protein, whose translation MEKYYEKELLEELHDIQETYGFISEEDILRISQKRDIPKAQLYGVISFYSMLHLEPTGKYIVRVCDSVSCRLNESAALVKALKDYLKVGENETTKDKKFTLEVVECLGHCDEGPVMMVNDTYYTHLTVTKALQILDSLE comes from the coding sequence ATGGAAAAGTATTATGAAAAAGAACTTTTGGAAGAACTTCACGATATTCAAGAAACATACGGGTTCATCTCTGAAGAGGATATCTTGAGAATCTCACAAAAAAGAGACATCCCCAAAGCTCAGTTGTACGGAGTGATCAGTTTTTATTCTATGCTCCATCTTGAACCAACTGGGAAATACATCGTACGTGTTTGTGACAGTGTCTCATGTAGATTAAACGAGTCCGCAGCACTAGTTAAAGCCCTAAAAGATTATCTCAAAGTTGGAGAAAATGAAACCACAAAAGACAAAAAATTCACATTAGAGGTAGTTGAATGTTTAGGACATTGCGATGAAGGACCTGTAATGATGGTTAATGATACTTATTACACCCATCTAACGGTTACAAAGGCTCTTCAAATACTCGATTCACTGGAATAG
- a CDS encoding complex I 51 kDa subunit family protein → MEKIFLKKDLGKSLEEYDFPGLKNALNMEPQQVINKIKESGLRGRGGAGFPTGIKWETVLSIEDDTKFIICNADEGEPGTFKDRFLLENLPFKVLEGIIISGYATGSKYGYIYIRGEYVEAIKIVKKAIEKLYEKNILGENILNSDFSFDLKLVRGAGAYVCGDETSLINSIEGDRGKSRIKPPLPVFEGLYGKPTVVNNVETLAAAAEIMNYDNNPYSEMGTEKSRGTKLVSISGDVNKPGVYEVEFGKLTVRDIVQELAGGVKGEKIGFVIPGGISTEALTEEELDVPYTYENLQKMGSNIGSGGMIVVSSQRNYLEIVKNVSDFFRDETCGTCFPCREGNKNISKIVSDIYKRGYPTSKEIEIISDIQYAVSSAARCGFGESSLNLILSLFEKFYTKKVEV, encoded by the coding sequence ATGGAAAAAATCTTTCTAAAAAAGGACTTGGGTAAAAGTTTGGAAGAGTACGATTTCCCAGGCTTAAAAAATGCTTTGAATATGGAACCCCAACAAGTTATCAACAAAATAAAAGAAAGTGGTTTAAGAGGAAGAGGGGGAGCCGGTTTTCCTACAGGTATAAAATGGGAAACGGTGCTTTCAATTGAGGATGACACCAAGTTTATCATATGTAATGCGGATGAAGGAGAACCAGGAACTTTCAAAGACAGATTTTTGTTGGAAAATCTACCCTTTAAAGTTTTGGAAGGCATAATAATCAGCGGTTATGCCACTGGATCAAAATATGGTTACATCTACATTAGAGGTGAATACGTAGAAGCAATAAAAATCGTTAAGAAAGCTATCGAAAAACTTTATGAAAAAAATATATTGGGAGAAAATATTCTAAACTCAGATTTCTCGTTTGATTTGAAGTTAGTGAGAGGTGCTGGGGCCTACGTATGTGGAGACGAAACATCTTTAATCAATTCCATTGAAGGAGACAGAGGAAAATCCCGTATAAAACCTCCCTTACCAGTTTTTGAGGGATTGTATGGTAAACCGACAGTTGTCAATAACGTTGAAACATTAGCTGCAGCAGCAGAAATAATGAACTATGATAACAACCCTTATTCAGAAATGGGAACCGAAAAAAGTAGAGGAACAAAATTAGTCTCTATCAGTGGTGACGTTAACAAACCAGGCGTTTACGAAGTAGAATTTGGAAAGTTAACAGTTAGAGATATCGTACAAGAATTGGCAGGAGGGGTTAAAGGAGAAAAAATCGGTTTTGTTATACCCGGTGGAATTTCCACCGAAGCATTAACTGAAGAAGAATTAGATGTACCTTACACCTATGAAAATCTTCAAAAAATGGGGAGTAACATCGGATCTGGTGGAATGATCGTAGTTTCTTCACAAAGAAATTATTTAGAAATCGTTAAAAATGTCTCTGACTTTTTTAGAGATGAAACGTGTGGAACGTGTTTCCCATGTAGAGAAGGAAACAAGAATATAAGCAAAATCGTTTCGGATATATATAAAAGAGGATATCCAACTTCAAAAGAAATAGAAATAATCTCTGATATACAGTATGCGGTAAGCTCAGCAGCACGTTGTGGATTTGGAGAATCTTCGTTGAACCTCATTCTCTCCCTGTTTGAGAAATTTTACACAAAGAAGGTGGAAGTATGA